One genomic window of Arthrobacter sp. KBS0703 includes the following:
- a CDS encoding FAD-dependent monooxygenase produces the protein MDISDFPTRHPYGLGLWQNHIERILAGWVRELAVPIHYGHDVTGFAQDRAGVDVELSDGRSLRAQYLVGCDGGRSLVRKAAGIDFPGWDPTTSSLIAQVEAAEEPELGMHRNAFGVHSFGRLEYEIRNGEVTYKDGGPLGVMVTEEHVGATRKPTLRDLSEALVAVYGTDYGIHSPIWISRFTDMSRQAAAYRDRRVLLAGDAAHVHYPVGGQGLNTGVQDAVNLGWKLAQVIKETSPESLLDTYHAERHPVAARVLRNTMAQVALGRPDDRAKAAAETVSELLGMDEPRKRFAAMQSGLDIHYDLGEGHPLLGRRMPDLDVVTAGGPRRVFTLLHDARPVLLNFGEPGGFGPAPRPDRVQLVDAQYTGTWELPALGEVAAPTAVLVRPDGYVAWVGDRAEAGLADAVTTWFGPPAAA, from the coding sequence CTGGACATCAGCGACTTTCCTACCCGCCACCCGTACGGGCTGGGGCTGTGGCAGAACCACATCGAGCGCATCCTCGCCGGCTGGGTCCGCGAGCTGGCGGTTCCGATCCACTACGGCCATGATGTGACCGGTTTCGCGCAGGACCGCGCCGGCGTCGACGTCGAGCTGTCCGACGGCAGGTCGCTGCGGGCGCAATATCTCGTCGGATGCGACGGCGGCCGCAGCCTGGTCCGCAAAGCGGCCGGCATCGATTTTCCCGGCTGGGATCCGACCACGAGCAGCCTGATCGCCCAGGTCGAGGCCGCCGAGGAGCCGGAATTGGGCATGCACCGCAACGCTTTTGGCGTCCATTCCTTCGGCAGGTTGGAGTACGAGATCCGCAACGGCGAGGTCACATACAAGGACGGGGGGCCGCTTGGGGTCATGGTGACCGAAGAGCACGTCGGGGCCACGCGCAAACCCACGCTGCGCGACCTCAGCGAAGCGCTCGTCGCCGTATACGGCACCGATTACGGGATCCACAGCCCCATCTGGATCTCCAGGTTCACCGATATGTCGCGGCAGGCTGCCGCCTACCGCGACAGGCGGGTCCTCCTGGCAGGCGACGCCGCGCACGTACACTACCCGGTGGGCGGACAGGGCCTCAACACCGGCGTGCAGGACGCCGTGAATCTGGGATGGAAGCTCGCCCAGGTCATCAAGGAAACATCACCGGAGAGCCTCCTGGATACCTACCATGCGGAGCGCCACCCAGTTGCTGCCCGCGTGCTGCGCAACACCATGGCGCAGGTCGCGCTTGGGCGTCCGGATGACCGTGCCAAGGCCGCGGCCGAGACCGTCTCCGAGCTGCTCGGCATGGACGAGCCGCGCAAACGGTTCGCCGCGATGCAGTCCGGCCTGGACATCCACTACGATCTCGGCGAGGGGCACCCGCTGCTGGGACGCCGCATGCCCGATCTAGACGTCGTCACTGCCGGCGGTCCGCGACGGGTCTTCACCCTGCTGCACGATGCACGGCCGGTCCTGCTGAACTTCGGTGAGCCGGGCGGCTTCGGCCCCGCTCCGCGGCCCGACAGGGTCCAGTTGGTGGACGCGCAATACACCGGTACGTGGGAGCTTCCGGCACTCGGGGAGGTCGCTGCCCCCACAGCCGTGCTGGTCCGGCCCGACGGATACGTGGCCTGGGTGGGAGACCGGGCCGAGGCAGGGCTCGCCGACGCGGTGACCACCTGGTTCGGACCGCCTGCCGCGGCGTAG
- the trxB gene encoding thioredoxin-disulfide reductase gives MTTEQLIIIGSGPAGYTAAIYAARAGLEPLVLAGSVTAGGALMNTTDVENFPGFPEGIQGPELMDGLQQQAERFGAKVVFDDVTEVTLAGHLKRVVTGGGDVHQAPAVILATGSAYKELGLTEEKKFSGHGVSWCATCDGFFFRDQDIIVVGGGDSAMEEATFLTRFGKSVTVVVRKGELRASRIMAQRAKDNPKISFAWNSAVSEIHGNGKVTGVTLKDTRTGDTRHQPATGIFVAIGHVPRTELVVGQVELDAEGYIKVDSPTTCTNLSGVFACGDAVDHRYRQAITAAGTGCAAALDAERYLAALDDADSIATALVEEPTHA, from the coding sequence ATCACCACCGAGCAGCTGATCATCATCGGGTCCGGCCCTGCCGGCTACACCGCCGCAATCTACGCCGCCCGCGCCGGCCTGGAACCGCTGGTGCTGGCCGGGTCCGTTACCGCCGGCGGCGCCCTGATGAACACCACCGACGTCGAAAACTTCCCCGGCTTCCCGGAGGGCATCCAGGGGCCCGAGCTCATGGACGGCCTGCAGCAGCAGGCGGAACGTTTCGGCGCCAAGGTGGTGTTCGACGACGTCACGGAGGTGACGCTGGCCGGGCACCTTAAGCGCGTGGTCACCGGCGGCGGCGACGTGCACCAGGCCCCGGCCGTCATCCTCGCCACCGGCTCCGCGTACAAGGAACTCGGCCTGACCGAGGAGAAGAAGTTCAGCGGCCACGGCGTCTCCTGGTGCGCCACCTGCGACGGTTTCTTCTTCCGCGACCAGGACATCATCGTGGTGGGCGGCGGCGATTCCGCGATGGAGGAGGCCACCTTCCTGACCCGCTTCGGGAAGTCCGTGACCGTCGTCGTCCGCAAGGGCGAGCTCCGCGCCTCCCGGATCATGGCCCAGCGCGCCAAGGACAACCCCAAGATCAGTTTCGCGTGGAACTCGGCCGTCTCCGAGATCCACGGCAACGGCAAGGTCACCGGCGTCACGCTCAAGGACACCCGCACCGGCGACACCCGCCATCAGCCAGCCACCGGCATCTTCGTGGCCATCGGGCACGTGCCGCGCACCGAGCTGGTGGTGGGGCAGGTGGAGCTGGACGCCGAGGGCTACATCAAGGTTGATTCACCCACCACGTGCACCAACCTGTCCGGGGTGTTCGCGTGCGGCGACGCCGTGGACCACCGCTACCGCCAGGCCATCACCGCCGCGGGCACCGGCTGCGCCGCGGCCCTGGACGCCGAACGGTACCTCGCCGCGCTGGACGACGCCGACAGCATCGCCACGGCCCTGGTGGAGGAACCCACCCACGCCTAA
- a CDS encoding metalloregulator ArsR/SmtB family transcription factor — MKSLPVLEPAADEACCAPAGMPGLGAEEAKQKAVVFKALADPNRLRLLSIVKAEASGESCVCDLTEPLDLGQPTVSHHLKILVDAGLLHREKRGTWAYYSLVPGALEQTAALLATL, encoded by the coding sequence ATGAAATCGTTGCCTGTACTTGAGCCGGCCGCGGATGAAGCGTGCTGCGCTCCGGCGGGAATGCCTGGCCTCGGCGCTGAGGAGGCGAAGCAGAAAGCCGTGGTCTTCAAGGCGCTGGCCGATCCGAACCGGCTGCGGCTGCTCTCCATCGTCAAGGCCGAGGCCTCCGGTGAATCCTGCGTGTGCGACCTGACCGAACCCCTGGACCTGGGCCAGCCCACCGTCTCCCACCACCTGAAGATCCTGGTCGATGCAGGTCTGCTGCACCGCGAAAAGCGTGGCACGTGGGCCTATTACTCCCTGGTCCCCGGCGCCCTGGAACAGACGGCCGCACTCCTGGCCACCCTGTGA
- a CDS encoding MIP/aquaporin family protein, with protein sequence MTSQQPPLWRRAVAELLGTSLLVMIVVGSGIAAQQLSPNDVGLQLLQNSTATVLGLTVLILVLGPVSGAHFNPVVSLADWILGLRSGSGLTLPELGTYIVAQTVGAIGGSVVANAMFEVGTSISAKERATTGHLLGEVIATAGLILLIFALAATKRGVLAAPAVGAYIGAAYWFTSSTSFANPAVTVGRIFSDTFAGIAPASVPGFVIAQLIGAAAGLGLLIILFPFAGRTADDAVLPRSSETARP encoded by the coding sequence ATGACTTCTCAACAACCGCCGCTGTGGCGCCGCGCAGTCGCCGAACTGCTCGGCACCAGCCTGCTCGTGATGATCGTCGTCGGCTCCGGGATCGCCGCCCAGCAGCTTTCCCCCAATGACGTCGGCCTGCAGCTGCTCCAGAACAGCACGGCGACGGTGCTGGGTCTGACGGTCCTGATCCTCGTGCTCGGACCGGTGAGCGGCGCCCACTTCAATCCCGTGGTGTCCCTCGCCGACTGGATCCTGGGCCTGCGCAGCGGCTCCGGACTGACCCTGCCAGAGCTTGGCACGTACATCGTTGCGCAGACCGTGGGTGCAATCGGCGGCAGTGTGGTCGCGAACGCCATGTTTGAGGTGGGAACCTCCATCTCCGCGAAGGAGCGCGCAACCACGGGGCATCTGCTGGGCGAGGTCATCGCGACGGCCGGGCTCATCCTGCTGATCTTCGCCCTGGCGGCCACCAAGCGGGGCGTCCTCGCAGCTCCGGCAGTGGGCGCTTACATCGGAGCCGCGTACTGGTTCACGTCCTCGACCTCGTTCGCGAACCCGGCCGTGACAGTCGGCCGCATTTTCAGCGACACCTTTGCCGGCATCGCCCCGGCGTCCGTTCCCGGCTTCGTGATCGCCCAGCTGATCGGCGCGGCAGCAGGCCTTGGCCTCCTCATCATTCTGTTCCCCTTCGCCGGCCGCACGGCGGACGACGCCGTTCTGCCGCGCAGTTCCGAAACGGCCAGGCCATAG
- a CDS encoding helix-turn-helix domain-containing protein, with protein sequence MNTDPFEIFRVRVAKHAALADPARLRIVDLLTLGDFSPTELQAELGMPSNLLSHHLRTLEGAGLTARRRSEADKRRSYIRLAAGALEGLAPGREHGARRILFVCTRNSARSQLATALWNQVSEIPSTSAGTHPADRIAPGAIDVARRHGVALADLPPRRLDEVAHDEDFVVTVCDNAHEEIPNLGGIHWSVPDPLRLNTEDAFEGAFTDIARRISDLAPRLHAA encoded by the coding sequence ATGAATACTGACCCATTTGAAATCTTCCGGGTGCGGGTCGCCAAGCATGCAGCCCTCGCGGATCCTGCGCGGCTGCGAATCGTGGACCTGCTGACCCTGGGAGACTTTTCCCCCACGGAGTTGCAGGCCGAACTCGGGATGCCGTCAAACCTGCTGTCCCACCACCTGCGCACCCTGGAAGGCGCGGGCCTGACCGCCCGCCGCCGTTCTGAAGCGGATAAGCGCCGCAGCTACATCCGGCTCGCCGCAGGAGCGTTGGAAGGACTGGCTCCCGGCCGCGAACACGGAGCCCGCCGCATCCTCTTCGTCTGCACCCGGAACAGCGCCCGGTCCCAGCTGGCCACCGCACTCTGGAACCAGGTCAGCGAAATCCCCTCGACCTCGGCGGGTACGCACCCCGCGGACCGCATCGCCCCAGGCGCCATTGATGTCGCCCGCCGCCATGGCGTCGCTCTTGCGGACCTTCCCCCGCGCCGGCTGGATGAGGTGGCGCATGATGAAGACTTCGTCGTGACCGTGTGCGACAACGCCCACGAGGAAATCCCCAACCTGGGAGGGATCCACTGGTCCGTTCCGGATCCGCTCCGGCTGAACACCGAGGACGCCTTCGAAGGCGCCTTTACTGACATCGCCCGCCGCATCAGCGACCTTGCACCCCGCCTGCATGCCGCCTAA
- a CDS encoding arsenate reductase ArsC, whose amino-acid sequence MSTETAKKPSVLFVCVHNAGRSQMAAAFLTTLAKGEIEVRSAGSRPADKVNPAAVEAMGELGIDMSSEIPKVLTAEAVKESDVVITMGCGDECPYFPGKRYEDWVLEDPAGQGVDAVRPIRDEIKTRIEGLIASLIPAAK is encoded by the coding sequence GTGAGCACCGAAACCGCCAAGAAGCCCTCCGTCCTGTTCGTCTGCGTCCACAACGCCGGCCGCTCACAGATGGCCGCCGCCTTCCTGACAACCTTGGCCAAGGGTGAAATCGAAGTCCGCTCCGCCGGCTCCCGGCCCGCCGACAAGGTCAACCCGGCCGCCGTCGAGGCCATGGGCGAGCTCGGCATCGACATGTCTTCCGAGATCCCGAAGGTCCTCACCGCCGAGGCTGTCAAAGAATCGGACGTGGTCATCACCATGGGCTGCGGCGATGAGTGCCCGTACTTCCCCGGCAAGCGCTACGAGGACTGGGTCCTGGAAGATCCGGCCGGCCAGGGCGTGGACGCTGTCCGCCCGATCCGCGACGAGATCAAGACCCGCATCGAGGGCCTGATCGCTTCCCTCATCCCCGCCGCCAAATAA
- a CDS encoding low molecular weight phosphatase family protein — MTQETPDAQKTPTVLFVCSKNGGKSQLAAGLMNQLAGGAVTVYSAGTKPGKSLNPQAVESLTELGIDITGEHPKPVTGEILDAVDAVIILGTEAKLEPHDGTRFEVWETDEPSERGIEGMERMRLVRDDISARVHKLYAELTGN; from the coding sequence ATGACCCAGGAAACACCCGACGCCCAGAAGACACCGACCGTGCTTTTCGTCTGCAGCAAGAACGGCGGCAAGTCCCAGCTCGCCGCCGGCCTCATGAACCAGCTCGCGGGCGGGGCCGTCACGGTCTATTCCGCGGGCACCAAACCGGGCAAGTCCCTCAATCCCCAGGCCGTGGAGTCCCTGACCGAGCTCGGCATCGACATCACCGGCGAACACCCCAAGCCCGTGACCGGCGAGATCCTGGACGCCGTGGACGCCGTCATCATCCTGGGCACCGAAGCGAAGCTCGAACCTCACGACGGCACCCGCTTCGAGGTCTGGGAAACGGACGAACCGTCGGAACGCGGCATCGAAGGCATGGAACGCATGCGTCTGGTCCGGGACGACATCAGTGCCCGAGTCCATAAGCTCTACGCGGAGCTCACCGGGAACTAG
- a CDS encoding DUF305 domain-containing protein — translation MNKKLFPLSATAIAAALALAGCASGSGAGSSGTSTPGTDQGSSSSSAPSTTAPASAAEHNAADVTFAQMMIPHHAQAVQMSETMLKKQDIPAEVTTLATKIKAAQGPEIDMMTGWLKGWNEPMTGPSGHSMNGMNGMMGDGDMKMLDAAQGTEAARLFLKQMIAHHEGAIMMAKTENTAGKNTDAVRLSKDIVSAQEAEIQEMQKLLAAL, via the coding sequence ATGAACAAGAAACTTTTCCCCCTTTCCGCCACTGCCATCGCCGCAGCACTGGCCCTGGCCGGCTGCGCCAGCGGCTCCGGAGCCGGATCCTCCGGCACATCCACGCCCGGCACGGACCAAGGCAGCTCCTCGTCCAGCGCGCCCTCCACCACTGCCCCCGCTTCGGCCGCGGAACACAACGCCGCGGACGTCACGTTCGCCCAGATGATGATCCCGCACCACGCCCAGGCCGTTCAGATGAGCGAGACGATGCTCAAGAAGCAGGACATTCCGGCCGAAGTGACCACACTTGCCACCAAGATCAAGGCGGCCCAGGGACCCGAAATCGACATGATGACCGGCTGGCTGAAAGGCTGGAACGAACCCATGACGGGGCCCTCCGGCCACAGCATGAACGGGATGAACGGGATGATGGGGGATGGAGACATGAAGATGCTCGACGCCGCCCAGGGCACGGAAGCAGCCCGGCTCTTCCTGAAGCAGATGATCGCCCACCACGAAGGCGCGATCATGATGGCCAAAACCGAGAACACCGCCGGCAAGAACACGGACGCGGTGAGACTCAGCAAGGACATCGTCAGCGCGCAGGAAGCCGAAATCCAGGAAATGCAGAAACTGCTGGCCGCCCTCTAG
- a CDS encoding heavy metal translocating P-type ATPase, with protein sequence MRETESRKELPVAASAIATAPAHGGHHGGHGPDDDHVVHTHGQHAGHSTAMFKDRFWLTLALSVPVVYFSPMFAHLLGYMPPDFPGSAWIPPVLGTIIFFYGGMPFLKGGLKELKSRQPGMMLLIGMAISVAFVASWVTSLGIGGFDLDFWWELALLIAIMLLGHWIEMRALGSAQGALDALAALLPDEAERITDTGTETVSLSDLRAGDVVLVRSGARMPADGTVIDGQAEFDESMITGESKTVLRSAGDAVVAGTVATDNTVKVRVTAVGDDTAMAGIQRLVAEAQASSSRAQALADRAAAFLFYFAAGAGVITFIVWTLLGNVPEAVTRTVTVLVIACPHALGLAIPLVIAISTEQAARTGVLIKNRMALERMRTVGVVLFDKTGTLTKGEPELKDVATAEGVSQDELLALAAAVEADSEHPVARAIVRAARLHGLAIPRASGFSSMTGRGVRAAIDGRIIQIGGPALLKEIGLAEPEALAATSRGWMERGAAVLHIVDGTRILGAVSLEDAVREESRQAVAALQRRGIKVAMITGDARQVAAAVAGELNIDEVFAEVLPADKDKKVAELQARGLKVAMVGDGVNDSPALARAEVGIAIGAGTDVAMESAGVVLAGNDPRAVLSMVDLSRASYRKMWQNLVWATGYNIISVPLAAGVLAFAGVVLSPAAGAVLMSASTIVVALNAQLLRRVKLNPAEVR encoded by the coding sequence ATGCGCGAAACCGAATCCCGTAAAGAACTCCCCGTGGCTGCCTCGGCTATCGCCACTGCTCCCGCCCATGGCGGCCACCATGGAGGACACGGCCCCGACGATGACCACGTCGTCCACACCCACGGCCAGCACGCCGGGCACAGCACGGCCATGTTCAAGGACCGGTTCTGGCTGACCCTGGCGCTGTCGGTGCCTGTGGTCTACTTCAGCCCGATGTTCGCGCATCTGCTTGGCTATATGCCGCCCGACTTCCCCGGGTCGGCCTGGATCCCCCCGGTCCTGGGAACCATCATCTTCTTCTACGGAGGCATGCCGTTCCTCAAGGGCGGCCTGAAGGAACTGAAGTCCCGGCAACCGGGCATGATGCTGCTGATCGGCATGGCGATCAGCGTCGCCTTCGTCGCCTCCTGGGTCACCAGCCTGGGAATCGGCGGCTTCGACCTGGATTTCTGGTGGGAACTGGCCCTGCTGATAGCCATCATGCTGCTGGGCCACTGGATCGAAATGCGCGCCCTCGGCTCCGCCCAGGGAGCCCTCGACGCTCTCGCGGCCCTGCTGCCGGACGAGGCGGAACGCATCACCGATACCGGAACCGAGACCGTGAGCCTCTCCGACCTCCGCGCCGGGGACGTGGTCCTGGTCCGTTCCGGGGCACGGATGCCGGCAGACGGCACCGTCATCGATGGGCAGGCCGAGTTCGACGAATCCATGATCACCGGCGAATCCAAGACCGTGCTCCGGTCCGCCGGCGACGCCGTCGTTGCCGGAACGGTAGCCACCGACAACACCGTCAAAGTCCGCGTCACCGCCGTCGGGGACGACACCGCCATGGCCGGCATCCAGCGCCTCGTCGCGGAGGCCCAGGCGTCCTCCTCCAGGGCGCAGGCCCTGGCCGACCGGGCCGCGGCCTTCCTGTTCTATTTCGCCGCGGGCGCCGGGGTCATCACCTTTATCGTCTGGACCCTGCTGGGGAATGTTCCCGAGGCGGTGACGCGCACCGTGACGGTGCTGGTGATCGCCTGCCCGCACGCCTTGGGCCTGGCCATCCCGCTCGTGATCGCGATCTCCACCGAGCAGGCCGCCCGCACCGGGGTGCTGATCAAGAACCGGATGGCACTGGAGCGCATGCGCACCGTCGGCGTCGTACTGTTCGACAAGACAGGCACCCTGACCAAAGGCGAACCCGAACTCAAGGATGTCGCCACGGCCGAGGGCGTGAGCCAGGACGAACTGCTCGCCCTCGCCGCCGCCGTGGAAGCGGACAGCGAGCACCCCGTGGCGCGGGCCATCGTCCGTGCAGCGCGCCTGCATGGCCTCGCCATCCCCCGAGCATCGGGCTTCAGCTCCATGACCGGCCGGGGCGTGCGCGCCGCGATCGACGGCCGCATCATCCAGATCGGCGGCCCCGCCCTTCTCAAGGAAATCGGCCTCGCAGAACCTGAAGCCCTGGCAGCCACCAGCCGGGGTTGGATGGAGCGCGGCGCCGCCGTGCTGCACATCGTGGACGGGACCCGGATCCTCGGCGCCGTCAGCCTCGAGGACGCGGTGCGTGAGGAGTCCAGGCAGGCCGTCGCCGCCCTGCAGCGCCGGGGCATCAAGGTCGCGATGATCACCGGTGACGCCCGCCAGGTCGCCGCGGCCGTGGCGGGGGAACTGAACATCGATGAGGTCTTCGCCGAGGTCCTTCCGGCCGACAAGGACAAAAAGGTGGCCGAGCTTCAGGCCCGGGGTCTGAAGGTGGCCATGGTCGGTGACGGCGTGAATGACTCCCCGGCCCTGGCAAGGGCCGAAGTGGGCATCGCCATCGGCGCCGGTACCGACGTCGCAATGGAGTCAGCCGGTGTGGTCCTGGCAGGCAACGATCCCCGTGCGGTCCTGTCGATGGTCGATCTGTCCCGGGCCAGCTACCGGAAGATGTGGCAGAACCTCGTGTGGGCCACCGGCTACAACATCATCTCCGTCCCGCTGGCCGCCGGGGTGCTCGCCTTCGCCGGCGTCGTGCTCTCCCCGGCCGCCGGCGCGGTCCTGATGTCCGCCTCCACCATTGTGGTGGCCCTGAACGCCCAACTGCTGCGCCGGGTGAAACTGAACCCCGCCGAGGTTCGTTGA
- a CDS encoding alpha/beta fold hydrolase, whose product MRLFSRRTSGQPSDPAGGARKSRRRLRAAGIAALIALGLVLISTATNLILERSEKSSISPYGQRIAISGGGINVYRNGHAGQPIVLLSGLGTPAPGLDFAPLIRELAGFDITVVEGFGYGYSDMSAGPRTNQNISTELHEVLTRLHIKQPYVLAGHSIAGFYTLDYANRYPEEVAAVIGIDATIPKPGSEPVEDPQPGINWERALSVTGLVRDVTAIAPGLAAPDGDAYTADELERMRLMLSWNFGNDAVADETSRIANNAAALRGIHYPDGLPVLAFIADEKTDSTPTKTAAAQALLNNVKHQEIVTLEGGHYLHWTQSKRMAEIITGFLGKQG is encoded by the coding sequence ATGCGCCTGTTTTCACGCCGGACTTCCGGACAGCCTTCGGATCCCGCTGGCGGCGCCCGCAAGTCGCGCCGCAGGCTGCGGGCCGCCGGCATCGCGGCGCTGATCGCGCTGGGACTGGTGCTCATCTCGACGGCGACGAACCTGATCCTTGAGCGGTCAGAGAAATCCAGCATCAGCCCCTATGGCCAACGCATCGCAATCAGCGGCGGCGGGATCAACGTGTACCGGAACGGACATGCCGGCCAGCCGATCGTCCTCCTCAGCGGACTGGGAACACCGGCGCCCGGCCTGGACTTCGCCCCGCTGATCCGCGAGCTCGCAGGCTTCGACATCACGGTGGTTGAAGGATTCGGCTACGGATACAGCGACATGAGCGCCGGCCCGCGGACCAACCAGAACATCAGCACGGAACTCCATGAAGTGCTGACCCGGCTCCACATCAAACAGCCATATGTACTGGCAGGACACTCCATCGCCGGCTTCTACACCCTGGACTATGCCAACCGCTATCCCGAGGAAGTGGCAGCAGTGATCGGAATCGATGCCACTATACCGAAACCGGGGAGCGAACCGGTCGAGGACCCGCAGCCGGGCATCAACTGGGAACGGGCACTCTCCGTCACCGGACTGGTCCGTGACGTCACCGCAATCGCGCCCGGCCTGGCGGCGCCGGACGGTGACGCCTACACCGCCGACGAGCTCGAACGCATGCGCCTGATGTTGAGCTGGAACTTCGGCAACGACGCGGTGGCCGACGAAACGTCCCGAATTGCCAACAACGCGGCGGCGCTGAGGGGTATCCACTATCCCGATGGGCTGCCCGTCCTGGCTTTCATCGCCGACGAGAAGACAGACTCGACACCAACCAAGACCGCTGCAGCCCAGGCCCTGCTGAACAACGTCAAACACCAGGAAATCGTTACGCTCGAGGGCGGACACTATCTGCACTGGACCCAGTCCAAGCGCATGGCAGAAATCATCACGGGGTTCCTCGGCAAACAGGGGTAA
- a CDS encoding LCP family protein: MEPRPDPEKTGGAAPSGGPAKRKRTAFRVLLAALIVIPLVAAGFIFNLARIWNTETATLETESPSATATPTLTPAAKPSPTATPLKPPAAPTLPMNILVLGSDHRRGDPPAANGLPDQRADAMILVHLARDGRHLYGISIMRDTWVPIPGYGEAKINSALTLGGVPLAVKTVESLFGQKIQHVMMMDFEGFRGITEALGGVDVNVKEAFTATFDTHQHFPAGVNRLQGQRALEFVRERHAFADGDFQRIRDQQTFIRATLAKLLSAKTLSNPVTLYKVVSTASRYMQVDKGLNAATLASLAYSLRNVRLQDAVFFNMPTAGFGFSTDGQSIVLPDYGAFSAVGAALGRDNVGAYVAQNRPG; this comes from the coding sequence ATGGAACCCCGGCCTGACCCGGAGAAGACGGGCGGCGCAGCCCCCTCCGGAGGACCCGCGAAGCGCAAGCGGACGGCCTTCAGGGTGCTGCTGGCGGCACTGATCGTGATCCCGCTGGTGGCCGCCGGCTTCATCTTCAACCTGGCGAGGATCTGGAATACCGAAACGGCCACGCTCGAGACCGAGAGCCCGTCCGCAACCGCCACGCCCACGCTGACGCCCGCCGCGAAACCGTCCCCCACCGCCACGCCGCTGAAGCCGCCGGCCGCGCCCACACTGCCCATGAACATCCTGGTGCTGGGCAGCGACCACCGCCGCGGCGATCCCCCGGCCGCCAATGGCCTGCCCGACCAGCGCGCGGATGCCATGATACTGGTCCACCTCGCGCGGGACGGCAGGCACCTGTACGGCATCTCGATCATGCGCGACACCTGGGTGCCCATCCCCGGCTACGGCGAAGCGAAAATCAACTCGGCGCTGACGCTCGGCGGCGTGCCCCTGGCCGTGAAGACCGTGGAATCGCTGTTTGGCCAGAAGATCCAGCACGTCATGATGATGGACTTCGAGGGCTTCAGGGGCATCACCGAGGCGCTCGGCGGGGTGGACGTCAACGTCAAGGAAGCGTTCACCGCAACATTCGATACGCACCAGCACTTTCCCGCCGGCGTGAACAGACTGCAGGGCCAGCGGGCGCTCGAATTCGTCCGCGAGCGCCATGCGTTTGCCGACGGCGACTTCCAGCGGATCAGGGACCAGCAGACCTTCATCCGCGCCACACTGGCCAAGCTCCTCTCCGCCAAGACCCTGTCCAACCCCGTGACCCTGTACAAGGTGGTCAGCACGGCATCCCGGTACATGCAGGTGGACAAGGGCCTGAACGCGGCCACGCTCGCCAGCCTCGCCTACAGCCTGCGGAACGTCCGCCTGCAGGACGCCGTGTTCTTCAACATGCCCACCGCCGGGTTCGGCTTCAGCACCGACGGGCAGTCCATCGTCCTGCCGGACTACGGCGCCTTCTCCGCCGTCGGGGCGGCGCTGGGCCGGGACAATGTGGGGGCGTACGTGGCGCAGAACAGGCCCGGCTGA
- a CDS encoding DinB family protein gives MNPTKEQILAGYSRARRELDAWLEGATAEDLRRRSNGTKWTNEELLFHMVFGYMVVRALLPLVRTVSRLPVPVGKVFAAVLNAGTRPFDAVNYWGSRAASLVYNRRRMGPKLGKTIASLSRRLERETPGTLSRSMPFPDRWDPFFAPRMTLNDVYAYPTLHFDFHVRQLSLSPRETGP, from the coding sequence GTGAATCCGACGAAGGAACAAATCCTGGCGGGGTACAGCCGTGCCCGCCGGGAACTGGACGCCTGGTTGGAAGGCGCTACGGCCGAGGACCTCCGGCGCAGGAGCAACGGCACGAAGTGGACCAATGAAGAACTGCTTTTCCACATGGTGTTCGGATACATGGTGGTCCGTGCGCTCCTTCCCCTGGTCCGCACTGTCAGCAGGCTGCCCGTGCCCGTCGGCAAAGTGTTCGCCGCGGTGCTGAATGCCGGGACCCGTCCCTTCGATGCCGTGAACTATTGGGGGTCCCGCGCGGCCTCGTTGGTCTACAACAGGAGGCGGATGGGCCCGAAACTCGGGAAGACCATCGCTTCGCTGTCACGACGGCTCGAACGCGAGACCCCGGGCACCCTGTCCAGGTCGATGCCGTTCCCTGACAGGTGGGACCCATTCTTCGCACCACGAATGACGCTGAACGATGTCTACGCCTACCCCACCCTCCACTTCGACTTCCATGTCAGGCAGCTGAGCCTTTCCCCGCGCGAAACGGGACCGTGA